The region TATCATGCGTCCTTAAAGATGACAGACCTCGATGGATTTCCAGGTCAGCCAAGGACCATGGTGATGAGGAtgaataaaataagtgattggaatgagccTGTTGCTTCTGTTCCTCCATCCTCGTATCTCAtccttgcatctcttcctcATGTCCACCACCAGGTGGAGTTAAGAAATGAGGAAAGGATGCAAAGAGATGCAAGGAGTGGgaaataagcaattggaataAACCAATTGACAGAATAATAGAATCTTTTTTTCCTGGTGTGTTGCAGTTTTCTATCATTGGAATCCAGCCCGATTCCGCAAAGGGACAGTTCATGAttgatggtggagggggtgtcaTTTCCAACCAAAGTTTTGACTACCAGAATGGTCCTCAGGTGTGCACTGTGAGCCTTTGGAGAAATCTGGGTTCCATATTTCCATGTATTTACAATGATTAAAAAGCTCCATTTGAACCATTGGACTGAAATTTGTCTCTGTAGGAGTTTCTACTCTCGTTGcttgtgagagacagacaggatgCCAATTGCAGTGGTACAGTCCGGATTAAGGTCCTGAGGGTTTTCATACCGCCTCTAGATTTCCTGTAAGTTCAGCCCCCCTGTATCTGCTCTTCAGTTATTTTATCCAGTTTTCTCATAAAACTATGATATTCATTTGGTGCCATTCTTCAGGATCTACAGCTTGGCATCATCAAGCCTCCTTATTGTAGAATACATGCTGCATGTCATGCACTGTTTATGAAATAATGTATCCTTCTGAAGTGCTTTCAGTGCCATGTATGAAAAGCACTATGCCATAGAAAGTAAagtgtacatttaaaatatttcagttagaACTGCTCATAAGttcttaagaaaaaaacacaaagaattcAGGTAGTTGAAAATGGATGActtagttatattttcaaatgagtaAGAATACATTGTAGAATCCGTCAAAGGTTCTGTActgctgaactctgacctttgGGTGGGTTTTCAGAATCCAGTCACAGGACATCTCTGTCTTTGAGAATGGAGGAGCTGGTGACATTGTGGCCTCTGTCAGAGCCAACACCACAGTTCCTGATGTGCAATACACTTTCCTGCAAAGCTATCCTCCTTACAAAATCGGCAGAGGTGAGAACTGTTGTGGTTAACACTGATTACTTAAAGCTCTGTCAGAAAATCCACACCCAGATCACCCTTTTCTGTGTATCTAGTACACGCATTTAGTACAGATGTCTTCTACATTCCCTGATctgaatcatgtttttattaaatccaCACCCTGTTGCTTAATGGTTGGAAAAGAGTTGCCATTCAATGGGTTTGTTATTTGTTTGAAACTATATAATTAGATGCTAATCATCAATGACAGTTAGTCACCTTCACACATGACAAGTGTTACCGCAGTCACACCTCACCTGTGGCCATTCCCCATTGACACTCATTCAAAGAGTACTGCTCTCAGCACGCCCTGAGCACAACTCTCGGAGGCTCAGGCCTCAcaaactcctcctccttcccctcccccttcgtTAGAGGATGGGATTATTACAACTGCCTTCAACCTGGACCTGGAGTCTGACCGGTCCCTGGAGCAGAGAGTCCTGCTGGTCAGGGCCTTCAGTGTGTCCGAGGGTCGGCGTGGGACTGCCACAGTCACCGTCAATGTGCTGGATGTCAACGAGCATGCTCCCTTCTGCGTCCCCTCTATCTTTGTGTAAGATCACCTCTGGAACACTAGAGGGAGAGTACATTCCAGTGAAATACCATTAGtgtcagtattattattatagtacaGGTACAGTAGTAGcgtaattattattcttattactAGTAGTATCAGCAGTAGATGTATTAATACTATTTTGTCCTAATGTTTCAATACTTATTTCTTTTAATGCTTTTGGGCAATGAGAAATCTATCAATTTATGTGTGTAGACATATGTATTCAGACACTGAATTGTTTTAGCTCTGgggactgcactgcactgtacagcTTTACACAGTAGGCATATAACCAAAGGATTTACTCATTCAAATTATAAGTGTTTCACTAATCCCTAATTAATGCAATATATTATGTTTGAAACCTTTATCAAGCGTCAGAAGAGATTTTGATTGGATCTCTGGGTGAGTGACTCTGAAGGGTGTGATGTTGTAGGTTGACAGTGCCAGAGACTACAGAAATAGGGAAGAGCCTGGGAACAGTGATGTGTGGTGACATTGACATCAGCAACCACAATGTGTTACTTACACTGCGTGACAACGATGCTTCACTCTATAAGTTCCGCCTTCAGGATGGCCAGCTTCAGGTAACCAGTTTCCAGGCAACCACGATTGTCTCCTGAGACAGTAACTGATTTGAAATTCACAACACTATGTTCTGTACGAGTAGTTTATATGTAACACATGTAGGgagaatatattaaataatgtatCTTGGAGTATAACTCTGAATACTAGATACTTttctaaaaatatgaatgcaactATATAGACTTAACTCTGGAATTCATTATTCATAAACAGTTACAGAACTCATTCAGTGAAGAACTACATATTCTAATATAAGATATCATATTGCATAAATGAATTTCCCCCAACATTTTAAAGTACTTCCTTCACTGATCCTGTCCCGATGTTCCATGTGGCATCCTCTTGGCAGGTGAATGGTACTCTGGACTATGACACGGCAAGAATCGCCACCAACAGCTTCCAGTATGAGGCCACCATCCTGGTCACTGACAGCAGAGCTCCGCCCCTCACAAGTCAGTTCACCATGCCCGTCCTGTGGTTGTATACGAGAGAACACATActaatgccattttaaaaagctatcaAGAAAAAGGTTCCACTAATAATCATAAACCAGTTTTCGGCAGGGTTCATTTTAAGGCTTTCATTGTAAGGGGATAATGGGCAGAAAGGCATTCCAAAACAGAGTTGTCTGTGATATTGCTCATAAACTGTCTAGGTTGCTAATACGGAATTTGTCTCTGTAAATGTGTCCTATTTGGTCATTTTGTCAAGTATCAAGTTAATATGTTCCCCTCCTGGGTTTCAGCGGTCATCCCGGTTATGGTCACCGTGACACCGGTCAATGAGTTTGACCCCCAGTTTGTGGGTCCGTTTGAGATTGTGGTCCCGGAGGACGCTCAGTGGGGGTCTGTGGTTGGGACAGTGAAGGCCATGGATGCAGACTGGAGGTTTGATGCCCTGCTCTACTCCCTCCCTGGAGGAGACGCCCTCTTCTCCATTAACCCTGTAGGAGGTGAACACATACCTAGTTCTTTTAGAGTTTGATAGTCAACCAGCATTAATCAACCAGAATAATTAGGAGTTTAAACAGGATTCactaaacagatttttaaaatttgaaataattttggttATGAAGTATGCGTCATTGATTTTAATGGAATAAATAGGAGAAATTTCTGTTACTCTTATTGGCTGCTGATCAGCCATCCCAGCCACGGATGCACACTACAGCCATGGACTGCACTCCGTTCTCTCTGTAGGACAGCTGTACCTCAAAGGAAGCCTGGATTTTGAGGTTAAGGAAGTGTACAGTCTGAGGGTGCAGGCTGTGGATTTTGGCCAAGACGTGGATCTCACTGTTCAGAGGACTGGAGCTGTGGATATCACCATAAGAGTACAGGTGTGAACAGTGAGTCtttgctgtacacacacacacacacacatagacgcacattcatttacaggctttctctctctctttcacacacacacatacacacacacacacacacaaataatgctCACAGTAGTTGTTATTTTTAAGTCTGAGCTGGCAGATCAAATAATTAGTCCCCCAGCCATTTTTAGTAAATGAAAGAATGCTGCAGCAACTGATGTGATGAGCAAAGATGTACATGTAAATTGACTGGCTCTTAGTTTGGATAGTAGCAGGGTTCTTTCAGGTGATTCACAGCTGGATATCTGCGCATGGCATACTAAGTATTAGAAATATTGAGGTTAGAAAATCTAAATGAGATTACACAGCAGAAAACATAGAACATTAAGGGAGACGATTTAAAGAGAGAGATTTAGGGTAGCCATTGTGGTTGAAGACTCATGATGTTCTGGTGTTCTGTTGCAGAATTTGAACGATAACCCCCCGGTGTGTGACCCTGTCTCCTATGAGTCCAACATCTTCTCCACCCGCTCTGCAGGGCTTCCTATCCTCACCCTGAGCTGCACTGACAGGGATAGGGATCCTCTCACTGCCACCATCACCAatggtgcagctgtgtgtgtgtgtgtctgtgtgtgtgtgtatcagttaGTGAGTACAATATGGCTTCTTGCATGTTTCCACCACCATTATATTATCTTTTGGAACATTATTGTattgatttaattgaattattcaTTAACTAGGCAATTTAATTGACAACATTCTCATTTGCTATAATGGACATAATGACCAAGACGCCAAAGCACAAAACCACAgcaatttaataaaacacagaCGTAGATAacacaataattaaatatagtGTTACAAGCGGATCAAGATGTATGAGAGGAAGGGAGGCAGTCACGGAAACAAATTAAGCACAACAAGCACAGGAGCCTGAGAAAATGACATGATTTGGCTCTTAAAAGCAGATACAGGGACAAAACTATCCGGTTTTGATGTATTTTGCAGCATAGTATGTGTACTAcgtgtgagtgtctgtggtgTGGATGCTCCCTCTGAGGGACCTAGCATGAGAGTCACTGACTGTTTCTCATGGAGGTTGACCGTTACCCCACCTGTATTTTCTGTAAAGGCGCTGCGGTCGACCGTTTCCAGATGAACGGTTTAACCCTGTCCTCCAGAAACGCCTTCTCTTATGTACCGGGTGCCGTGTATGACCGCACAATGTTCGAAGTCACCATCGCGGTGTCCGATGGCAAGCACACCACCGATGTCGTGGCCTATATCTACGTGGTTCCATGGACCACCACTGTGCCTaccaccaccacaaccaccacgGTGAGCCAAGTCGGGGCTGTCCTGTCTCAAACTTAAGATGCAGCCCAGTCTGACTGTCCTGTGTTACACagagaaacattacattaaaaccCATGAAAGAAGTGTGGCAAAAAATGTTATGTCCTCTTCTCTTGCGCTCACCAATATAAACAGTTTGACTTGCTGATACACACTGGGTGCCCACTAAGCAAGTAAACAAATGCAAGAAATGTGCATGAATAAGGTATAATTTGATGAATATAGTCAAGTGCAGTATGTATATTGTGAAAGAGGCAGATTTCCTTAGAGAatgtcttattttctttttcccatgAATGTGGATCATTGTATGATTTGTAAGATGAAAATGATCTTGACTCTATAATCCCCCCCACCAGCCTAAGCCTCCTCAGGTGGTGACTGTAGTGCAGGAGTTTTGGGACCCGGACCGGTGGTTTGTGGTGGTTCTGACTATAACTGGGGCCttgctcctgctctctctggccCTGCTCATCTGGAAGATCCTGACATGGTAACTATTCCATTccatgtctctctgtctcttctgttaACACAAGAAAGCAGCCATCGGTCTGCTGGGGCTGTCCTATCACAAGACTGCTGCCAGGACCTGTGCTTCCAAAGGCAGTATAGCACAGATCTGGTCATTTGAGTGAGATGTGGCAGGCTTTCTTTAAGCTGCTATTTATTGGTGTTGTAGCAGGTACAGGATATTGACTGCATTGCACCAGTTCCAGAGTAGCATTATTGTCTTCTGTTCTGAAAATGGCAATTTCCCTCACATGCAattggttttaatttttttaattgtatttatttttttgttttaaaatttttaaaaataattgtttgtaaCCTGTAGGACTTCAGTTTGTGCGACAACAGACCCAGAAGCATCAGACAATCTGCTGAAGAAGTGAGTTTCTGAAAAACATTGTCTGAATAAAACATACAGTGAGTTCCATGTTTGGGTCAAAgacttattttttcttgattttgctctgtactctacaattttagatttttttgctgtgtgtcaACATGGTGCTTTGTGAGTGCTAATTTGTAGATAACTATTGGAATACAATGTTCCTGTGCCTCGATGGTTGTGTATTCCCTTAGCAGCCTGGATAGTGAAGAACCAAGGAAGCAagatgcagccaatcagaactatCAGGTTAGTCCTAACATGGCTGCTATAGCAAAGCCTCGGCAGGTGAAACAGATTAGATACTGATGTATTTATGCGCACTAGTGTGACCATGTTCAAAGCTTTCATAAATCTGTATGGTGTGGCATTGTACTGTGTTATGTAGCATCTGTCATATGAGAGAAAGGATGTGTGAGAgaatttatttgctttgataTTTTAGCCTATAATTTTCTATTGGTGTTCCTAACGTAAATGTGCGATCATTTTTTTACTCAAAGTCATCACTAGATGGCACCACTAGCCTTCCCAAAGAAGACTCGCAGAAAACCCTCATGGTAGGTCCAGTTTAATGCATCTGCAGTATATTGGAATTCCGAATGTGTCCTGTTGAGTAATCGCAATCTATATGTGCACATTGTGGGCATACATGTTGTGATGGTATTCATATTTCTGTTGTAGAGATTTGATGGGAAAGCTGAAGATCCAGGTAAGAGTCATGTCTAGTGAAACTGCAGAAATATaatcaagaaaaaacaagataattaaaatgttaccaTCAACATTGTATAACAGAAATGACACAGTCATCAGTAGcaatccattttatttgttgtcagTGTCTGGACGGAGCTATCTGTTTGACTCCAAAACGGGGGAGAGGCGCTGGCTGTAATGGaccctcctgttctctcatttcacaCCAGAAATGGAAAGCACTGCTGCCGGTTTCTATCATGTGAGGCATGACTACTGATTAATGACAAAATACATCATTTgtcttgatatttttttttttttggaaggagtTTCATTTGGGTTTCATTATTGGGCATGAATTATTGACCACTTAGTAAACCAGTCATTTTATCTGAACCAAAGATAGAATAAAATGATGTCACCTCTGGTACTGAGTATTGATTGACTGATGATAATGTGTTCAGTTTTCAGGCATGCGAGTGTTTATACTGTCATtataaacaataaatgtaatatcttaTAAAATGCTTGACATTCTTGCTATAAAGTTGAAACAATGttaacaaataatgaaaaagacaaaaaaaaaacagaatattacaattaaaataatctaGTATTTCTCTACAATGATGGACTATGAAATGAGGCAAATTTGTCTTTACATCTTCTACCGTCCTTTCTCTTCTCATTTGGAATTCTGCATAGTTACTCATAGGCATGTCTGATTGCTACAGCATCCCGTTGATTCAGCTTGCAGCCAGCTACAGCTGCACCGACCACCAGTTTAGCTATGCAGTCATTGCTCTGGAGTGTACTACTtatgcagctggtgcaggcagagtGCATGTGTCTGATCGACCAGAGAGGTCGCTATTGCACAATTAGGTGGAACAATGCTATTGCACAACAATGCTACTGAAGTGGAGAACTATGCCAGGTGAAACCATGACTTGCTTGAGTGTCGCTAATTATGTGCTACCCTGTGGGGTTGCATGGTTGGGATCTGATTTTGTGAGCCTTTTGAAGCCCTGAAGACAGAGAATAATGATACAATATCAATTAAATAGCATCTGTACTGTGGTAGACAACTTTGTTGAAGTGAAGCCAAAATCTGTGAACATGGGACGCATTACTGACATTAATACACACAAGACTTAATATAGGGGGATTTTATAACTCACTTCATACTGGCGCTGATCTCCGAGTTAGATAACTGACTCAGTCTCATGTCAAAGTAGATATAGTGTGTAATCATTTTATGAGCCATAAGAAGAAAACTTTGTAGTTCAAATCCAACACCAGCTCCCTCTTACTTACAGAATATAATTTGACAGATTAGACTTCATTGCATACTGTATACCAAATTAGTTTCAGTGTAATGATGGATGTTCATTCAGCTCCACAGCTCAAAATATGGTAGACATGATGGTGTATGTTTTATATCCAAAGGTAATTTTACTGTTGCCCTTTCAGGGAGGTCAAATACacaggtaacaaaaaaaaaacttgcaaaaaaatattgcaaaatgaATACCTACTACTAGGGTACTTccgtttacatttttattctgtgatTCTTTCTAGGCccttttcataattcataatataaataatcaaatttcatatttcaaggTAAGGGTCTAACCCTTGGTTTTAAGGGGGCTGAAAACTCAAAGTAAGCTGCTTTCAGATCAAGTGTATATGAAATCATCTATCACTAAAACACGCTTTTATCAGGTAGAACGTACATGTGTGCAAAATGATTTATCACTAGAACATGCTTAGTTTTTGATCTAGTGAATGTATAAGTATGGAATCATTTATAACTAAAACGTGCTTAGTTTTGATCTGGTTAAATGTATAAGGGTATGAAATCATTTATCATTAAAAGacaattatttgtaaatgtgtatgaaATAATGTGTCGataaaatgcataatacatTGCATGTGCAgcagaataatttttttcagaacaaattATATGTTATGTGTCAAAATGTAGAAtttgtgcatgtacgtgtgtgtgtatccaacTGTATGCAcgtgaaataaattaaagaactTACGCATACTGTAACCCTCTGTTCCAATACAAGAAAGCACAACAAGCATTTCTAGCgacttaatttttatttaaattaaatcattatatgacctttaaagcattttaatctTTACGAAAAGACTACCCTTTTTCTCTGTTAAATTTGTCTCTCTTTAATCACTATTTAAACTTTTTATCATTCAtgtgaagaaaatgaaagaaattagaGCTAAGTAAATGCTACTGATAAAGCAAATCTAAGAGTCAAGATGTAAACAGAAGTCAAGGCACAAACCTTACTGCAAAAGACATGGAATGAAACgataaaaaagcaaagaatgTTAGAAAcgtacatatttaaatatcagttcaAATCTGCTCTTTCTTTCCCTGGTGTGAAGCttctttaaaacttttttttcctgttttttatttttaatttttgaaaggAATGTTATGCTGTCCTGTGCAGAGTACAGAGCTAATATATTTACCTATCATCAGTCATGCAGGACAACATGCAGTTTTGCTAAGAATGAGGAAATTCATGTAAACGTTATAAAAAAAGCACTTTCCTTTCAACTGCTTTTCACTAACCGTGCTAAagcttgttttttattatttaaaaaataagctttACGCAATTAAAAGTTACATAAAATTTGCACATCAGATTTGAAAAGTAAAACGAATGCATTTgtataaaaaaggtttttttttttgttttttgtttttttgcctctgctaataatcaaaaaataaggaattaaaacaagaaaaaaaaaagaataaaataaaataaattgttgatTTGCGGTCATCGTccaaagaaataacaaaaaaaaaaaagatgaaaatacgaccccccccccccccccttaaaaattaaatatgaaacacGCAATGGAAATACACTAatcgagagagggagaagacatGGCAGTCTGGAAATCAGCAATCGATTGTTGAAATTCTGCAGGGCTTTCCCGCCTTCTCAGTGTCTTTGCTTCCTTTATAAACGCAGATAAAAGCAGGAATCATTGTTGGCCAGTGCAGTCAGGCACCACCTGTCTGCTCTCCTTCCGTCATCAAACCTCAAAACTGTTCAAGTAATCCTGGAGGAAAGAAACAGACGTGGTCACTGGTGAGTGGGAGGGACATTTCCATAATACGAATGTCTGAAGAAATAAGATGGTAAACATCAAATTAAAGGGTGAAAAGTTTCATTAGAGGAAGAGAGACGCTCCTTCAGCAATAAGGCGAGCATGGAGTATTATTCTCTTTCTTGAGTCTAAGTAATTACACCAGACCCAAATTGGAACAAAGCATTTCCCTACAGATTTAACCCAAGACAACAACAGCGAACAGATTTCAGGAtaataaacatacaaaacatgCGTTTAGTCATTTGCTGGAAGATCCTCTCTCTGGGATTATTTACCGACTGCAGTctgaaaacagagagggggcTGGCACTGGCAGAGCACAGTGTGCATTCTGTGCTGCACCACACCTGCAGCAAGACTGACAAAGTGGGAAAAGAACAGACCGAGCTGGAAAAGAACAGACAGCCCTGAATGATACATGCTGATGAATCATAAATctataccacacacactgcactaacAGTGTGCATGTAGCGAACAGAATCTCTTATCTTTAACCCATGCGCTATATGTCGATGcccatttgcgtgtgtgtatatgagagaaaaagagagagagagagagagagaaagagagagagatagaaaaagaaagagagagagagtcttattttgcattacattttaacattataaTCTGTACCTTGTGTTAGCAACCTGCTCTAGAACAGGCCACAGTCCTTCAGGTTATTCTTGATGATGACATCAGTGACGGCGTCGAAGACAAACTGCACGTTCTTGGTGTCGGTTGCACAGGTGAAATGGGTATAGATCTCCTTTGTGTCCTTCTTCTTGTTCAGGTCTTCAAACTTGGTCTGGATGTATCCCGCTGCCTCATCGTACTTATTGGCCCCTGTAAACATCAAAGGCCAAGGGGTTTTGTCTGAGTGTAAGTCTTAGCAAGAAAATGGTCACAAGGAGAAAAGAGATCATCACAATTCATCAAAACtctttttcatcattttacaGCAGGTACCCTCAGGAGAGATAAccatgcacagcacagcacagcacagctaccaCAGCTGTAAATTCTGCTTCATGAGCCTGTTTTCTGGGTGTCTTCAGGCAGTAAGCCGCATGCCTATCCAATTCAACAATACAACTCAAgcttttcagtatttttctggGATCATCTCAGATTTGTTAATCAAGCAACGCCAGCCACCGATCTGCATGTACCCACAGAATGCAGGAACTgagagacaaaaacaacacCTCATCCTGGAATTCCCCACACATCCCTGACGACTTCAGTTGTTACTGAACAACTTGTACAACTAGAGAGACCTTCGCCAGGCTCATTAGCAGACTGAAATTGCTGCACAATGGTACAATGCAGCATCATATATTACACTGCAGTATTATGAGTACAGATCTAATCTAGGTACATTATCTCAGTGGTCCAACTGTATAACATACCCGTAATACAGGTATAATCAAGTGTAACAGGGCACAAGTGCTCTTACAGGTATAATACCTGTACAGTACAGGTATAATAGTACCTGAGTACTCTGGGAAGCAGATGGACAGAGGGCTGCGGGTGATCTTCTCCTCAAACAGGTCCTTCTtgttgaggaagaggatgatggAGGTTTCAGTGAACCACTTGTTATTGCAGATGCTGTC is a window of Anguilla anguilla isolate fAngAng1 chromosome 13, fAngAng1.pri, whole genome shotgun sequence DNA encoding:
- the LOC118211406 gene encoding cadherin-related family member 4-like; this translates as MAHLSLLHLVLLNLLQLCILTEAQSSTPPAPKTTTQATEAQSSTPPAPKTTTQATGFIDLPASVAILESTRPRSVVVEFRVQSADPSPTVEIVSLIPESRVFETPIVSQVNASNIFTVQIVLNDSLDYETVGLHSVRLALVTAGGRVEQTFHVQVIDVNEPPQCQPLFQLPEDGIITTAFNLDLESDRSLEQRVLLVRAFSVSEGRRGTATVTVNVLDVNEHAPFCVPSIFVLTVPETTEIGKSLGTVMCGDIDISNHNVLLTLRDNDASLYKFRLQDGQLQVNGTLDYDTARIATNSFQYEATILVTDSRAPPLTTVIPVMVTVTPVNEFDPQFVGPFEIVVPEDAQWGSVVGTVKAMDADWRFDALLYSLPGGDALFSINPVGGQLYLKGSLDFEVKEVYSLRVQAVDFGQDVDLTVQRTGAVDITIRVQNLNDNPPVCDPVSYESNIFSTRSAGLPILTLSCTDRDRDPLTATITNGAAVDRFQMNGLTLSSRNAFSYVPGAVYDRTMFEVTIAVSDGKHTTDVVAYIYVVPWTTTVPTTTTTTTPKPPQVVTVVQEFWDPDRWFVVVLTITGALLLLSLALLIWKILTWTSVCATTDPEASDNLLKNSLDSEEPRKQDAANQNYQSSLDGTTSLPKEDSQKTLMRFDGKAEDPVSGRSYLFDSKTGERRWL